The following are encoded in a window of Providencia rettgeri genomic DNA:
- a CDS encoding PLP-dependent aminotransferase family protein has protein sequence MFLKIDTNINTPIYLQIYQRIHDGIKSGQLTAEQRLPSVRVLASELNVARGTIELAYQLLVSEGVLETKGAKGTFIAETIKNYPANGVKTCQEQKNTLIHKKAPPQLQQTHDCSVLRVNDHSVSPFQLGIPALDAFPHKLWARLSAKILRDNHFDLLDYPSAQGVYSLREGLARYLVVSRGIDCTPEQIFICFGHRASLQLIAQSLFTAGDVGWFEEPGYHFARDFLQQIGLKLIPVNVDEQGINVEQGIEIAPEVKFALVTPTHQSPMNVTLTLARRLALLEWANERGSWIIEDDYDGEFHYQGRPLPALKSLDTQERVIYCGTFSKVLYPALRLSYIVVPSSYCDHFYSTAKVIGNQCPSWQQEITSLFIQEGHFPRHLRKMRQLYRQRRAFLIEAIKIKLNQVFEVQLQAGGMHIIVKIINGIPASQFIQLAKHNGIKIESLSDWSINKKENDYLLLGFTNIKDKHEALILCEKLNIITQQLLL, from the coding sequence ATGTTTTTAAAGATTGATACAAATATTAACACACCAATTTACCTGCAAATTTACCAGCGTATCCACGATGGAATTAAAAGCGGGCAATTAACTGCCGAACAACGGCTGCCTTCTGTCAGAGTGTTAGCTAGTGAGTTAAATGTCGCTCGCGGTACTATTGAATTAGCATATCAGCTATTAGTGAGTGAGGGGGTACTTGAAACAAAAGGAGCTAAAGGCACATTTATTGCCGAAACGATAAAAAACTATCCTGCAAATGGTGTTAAAACGTGCCAAGAACAGAAAAACACCTTGATTCATAAGAAAGCTCCACCGCAGTTACAGCAAACACACGATTGTTCAGTTCTGCGTGTCAATGATCATTCTGTTTCACCATTCCAATTAGGTATTCCTGCCTTAGATGCATTTCCTCATAAACTCTGGGCCAGACTTTCTGCAAAAATATTACGTGATAATCATTTTGATTTGCTAGATTACCCTAGTGCGCAGGGGGTGTATTCCCTAAGGGAAGGGCTAGCGCGTTATCTAGTGGTATCACGAGGGATTGATTGTACTCCTGAACAAATATTTATCTGCTTTGGTCATCGTGCAAGTTTGCAATTAATTGCGCAAAGTTTGTTTACAGCAGGGGATGTTGGTTGGTTTGAAGAGCCCGGCTACCATTTTGCGCGTGATTTTTTACAACAAATAGGATTAAAGTTAATACCTGTAAATGTCGATGAGCAGGGGATAAATGTTGAACAGGGTATAGAAATCGCACCAGAGGTTAAATTTGCACTTGTGACACCAACACACCAAAGCCCAATGAATGTCACATTAACATTAGCACGGCGGTTAGCGTTACTTGAATGGGCAAACGAGCGCGGTAGTTGGATTATAGAAGACGATTATGATGGTGAGTTTCATTACCAAGGTCGTCCATTACCTGCCTTGAAAAGCTTAGATACCCAAGAGCGAGTTATTTACTGTGGGACATTTAGCAAAGTATTGTATCCTGCACTGCGACTATCTTATATTGTTGTGCCTTCCTCGTATTGCGATCACTTTTATTCAACGGCAAAGGTAATAGGAAATCAATGCCCAAGCTGGCAGCAGGAAATAACCAGTTTATTTATTCAAGAGGGGCATTTTCCCCGTCATTTACGTAAAATGCGCCAGCTATATCGTCAAAGACGAGCTTTTTTAATTGAAGCTATTAAAATAAAATTGAATCAGGTTTTTGAGGTACAATTACAGGCTGGTGGTATGCATATTATCGTTAAAATTATAAATGGAATACCGGCGAGTCAATTTATTCAATTAGCAAAACATAATGGAATTAAAATTGAATCTTTAAGTGATTGGTCGATTAATAAAAAAGAAAATGATTATTTATTATTAGGTTTTACTAATATAAAAGATAAGCATGAAGCATTAATACTGTGCGAAAAATTAAATATAATTACCCAGCAACTATTACTATAA
- a CDS encoding carboxymuconolactone decarboxylase family protein, which yields MSALRLTYSTLSPEAYKGLIDCKNALNKSGLGKELIELVNLRVSQINGCAFCLDMHASSLRHSGVSNKKIDTLAGWRVSHYFNAQERAALAWTEAVVNIAESGTSDDLFDELKHHFSDVQISDLTIAIGLMSAFNRIAIALRQ from the coding sequence ATGAGCGCACTTAGACTCACGTACAGCACCTTATCACCTGAAGCCTATAAGGGCCTAATTGACTGCAAAAATGCGCTCAATAAAAGCGGACTCGGGAAAGAACTGATTGAACTAGTTAACCTCAGAGTTTCACAAATAAATGGCTGTGCGTTTTGCCTTGATATGCATGCGAGTTCCTTACGTCACTCTGGGGTAAGTAATAAAAAAATTGATACGTTAGCTGGCTGGCGAGTAAGCCACTATTTTAACGCTCAAGAACGCGCTGCATTAGCCTGGACTGAAGCTGTGGTTAATATTGCAGAAAGTGGCACATCTGACGACTTATTTGATGAATTAAAGCACCATTTTAGTGATGTGCAAATTTCTGATTTAACCATTGCTATTGGCTTAATGAGTGCATTTAATCGTATTGCTATTGCATTAAGACAGTAG
- the map gene encoding type I methionyl aminopeptidase: MNNITIKTAEEIELMRESGRLLARVFKMLDSVIVPGISTMEINDKVERYIVDELQARPASKGQYGYQYVLNTSLNEVVCHGIPKADEILKSKDIINVDITLEKNGFIADSSKMYVMPDAPPLARKLVKDTYAAMWEGIKQVKPGATLGDIGSAIQHYAESKGYSVVREYCGHGIGREMHEDPQVLHYGVKGKGVELKEGMTFTIEPMINQGGMKIKTKKDGWTVVTRDKKLSAQSEHTVLVTKEGYEVLTLRDEEK, from the coding sequence ATGAATAATATTACAATTAAAACAGCGGAAGAAATTGAACTGATGCGTGAATCAGGGCGGCTATTGGCCCGTGTATTCAAAATGCTTGATTCTGTTATTGTGCCAGGTATTTCAACCATGGAAATTAATGACAAAGTTGAACGTTATATTGTCGATGAATTACAAGCACGCCCTGCGAGCAAAGGGCAATATGGCTACCAATATGTGTTAAATACCTCATTAAATGAAGTAGTGTGCCATGGTATACCTAAAGCAGATGAGATCTTAAAAAGTAAAGATATTATTAATGTGGATATTACATTAGAAAAAAATGGCTTTATTGCTGATTCAAGTAAAATGTATGTCATGCCCGATGCGCCACCACTTGCACGTAAGCTTGTTAAAGATACCTATGCCGCGATGTGGGAGGGGATCAAACAAGTTAAGCCTGGCGCAACGCTAGGGGATATTGGTTCAGCTATCCAACATTATGCGGAATCTAAAGGCTACAGTGTGGTTCGTGAGTATTGTGGGCATGGTATTGGTCGTGAAATGCACGAAGATCCACAAGTATTGCATTATGGCGTGAAAGGTAAAGGTGTAGAGCTAAAAGAAGGGATGACATTTACTATCGAACCTATGATTAACCAAGGTGGCATGAAAATTAAAACCAAAAAAGATGGCTGGACGGTTGTTACAAGGGATAAAAAGTTATCAGCACAATCTGAGCATACCGTTTTAGTGACAAAAGAAGGTTATGAAGTGCTGACTTTACGTGATGAAGAAAAATAG
- a CDS encoding ParD-like family protein, with protein MGIVKISDELHDYLRHASQVMSRSINSQAEFWIKIGMHAELNPDKTFTMLINEMLEKELSEAKGKVHE; from the coding sequence TTGGGTATCGTAAAAATTTCAGATGAACTGCATGATTATCTGCGTCATGCAAGCCAAGTTATGTCGCGCTCTATCAACTCGCAAGCCGAGTTTTGGATAAAAATAGGAATGCACGCTGAATTGAACCCAGATAAGACATTTACAATGTTAATCAACGAGATGTTAGAAAAAGAGTTATCTGAGGCAAAAGGAAAGGTTCATGAATAA
- a CDS encoding universal stress protein: MYNKILVPIDITEKSLAQLVMSHIQYLAEYENAHIHFLAIIPTVPFYTTMGFGFAEKADSEQEKVTKQLAEIIKEFNIPATKHSAQVLMGTPRDEILRVAEEISADLIVIGSRRPGMSTYFLGSTASMVIQNSKISVLTVR, from the coding sequence ATGTATAATAAAATCTTGGTACCTATTGATATTACAGAGAAAAGCTTAGCACAACTCGTTATGTCGCATATCCAATATTTAGCTGAGTACGAAAATGCGCACATTCATTTTTTAGCCATTATTCCGACTGTTCCTTTTTACACCACAATGGGGTTTGGCTTTGCCGAAAAAGCGGATAGCGAACAAGAAAAAGTAACTAAGCAGCTTGCTGAGATTATCAAAGAATTTAATATTCCAGCCACTAAACATAGTGCTCAAGTTTTAATGGGAACACCAAGAGATGAAATCTTACGTGTCGCTGAAGAAATTTCAGCTGATTTAATCGTAATAGGTTCAAGAAGACCTGGAATGTCCACTTATTTCCTAGGTTCAACCGCTTCGATGGTTATCCAAAACTCAAAAATCTCTGTTTTAACAGTCCGTTAA
- a CDS encoding nucleotidyltransferase domain-containing protein, translated as MALDKNGYIRTLAEPPFQLEFQQIITTSINRLNTLLKENLHSIYIYGSVAKGHAIIDKSDLDLCIIVNQPMSQKETRHLALLQEELASAYQIVSKVDFDIGTYFEVIDEANLYSWGYWIKHHCRCIYGDDLAKKFMLFKPSKKIVDAINGDFADVLNGYIRQIKACDELARQKLLQRAAARKLIRSTDLLRKEQDNDWPDSLEDYVQKIILRYPAQKKKLQYFLAQAIEPSADSQQFIINLDELINWISQEKRDAVKS; from the coding sequence ATGGCTTTAGATAAAAACGGTTATATTCGTACTCTTGCAGAGCCGCCTTTTCAACTAGAATTTCAGCAAATAATAACCACGTCAATTAATCGTCTCAATACTCTGTTAAAGGAAAATCTCCACAGTATTTATATTTATGGCAGTGTGGCGAAAGGTCATGCGATTATAGATAAATCAGATCTTGATCTATGCATTATCGTTAATCAACCAATGAGCCAAAAAGAAACACGCCATTTAGCACTGCTGCAAGAGGAGCTTGCTTCAGCTTATCAAATCGTGAGTAAGGTTGATTTTGACATTGGTACTTATTTTGAGGTTATAGATGAAGCTAACTTATATAGCTGGGGCTATTGGATAAAGCACCATTGCCGTTGTATTTATGGTGATGATTTGGCTAAAAAATTTATGTTATTTAAGCCTTCAAAGAAAATTGTTGATGCGATCAACGGTGATTTTGCTGATGTATTAAATGGTTATATTCGTCAAATAAAAGCTTGTGATGAGCTAGCTAGGCAAAAATTATTGCAAAGGGCTGCTGCTCGAAAGCTAATCCGTTCTACCGATCTATTACGTAAAGAGCAAGATAACGACTGGCCTGATAGTCTTGAAGATTATGTGCAAAAAATAATACTGCGTTATCCTGCACAGAAAAAGAAATTGCAGTATTTTTTAGCGCAAGCAATAGAACCTTCTGCGGATAGTCAGCAATTTATTATTAATCTCGATGAGTTGATAAATTGGATCTCACAAGAAAAACGTGATGCTGTAAAATCATAA
- a CDS encoding nicotinamide mononucleotide deamidase-related protein YfaY, translated as MLVVEMLSTGDEVLHGQIIDTNAAWLADYFFQQGLPLSTRTTVGDNLDSLVNAFLERSQHADILIVNGGLGPTSDDLSALAAAKAANVPLVEHKQWIEVMERYFIRRGRVMPETNRKQALLPASAELIDNPVGTACGFSLILNDCLLFFTPGVPSEFKVMVTDQIVPRLRERYTLPEPPICLRLTSFGRSESSLAKQFDQIALPEDCVLGYRSSMPIIELKLTGPASQKALMEKHWYSIKQGVGDNLIFEGTEGFIKKISKQLQEKQLKVAVSEQFSAGLLSWTLSSADALKSMSQVIEQDPEQTLATLISRAKNIAESQFAPIGLAIGEFDGQFLNLALCTTEKCYAQRVHYLPSNHSNREKQEVSVMLMLDMLSRWLNGREVIGYYEWLVQTETLVLDR; from the coding sequence ATGTTAGTTGTTGAGATGCTAAGTACAGGCGATGAAGTTTTGCATGGACAAATAATTGATACTAATGCAGCGTGGTTGGCAGATTACTTTTTTCAACAAGGCCTTCCTTTAAGTACAAGAACCACGGTAGGTGATAACCTAGACAGTTTAGTGAATGCTTTTTTGGAACGTAGTCAACATGCGGATATTCTTATCGTCAATGGTGGACTTGGACCAACCAGTGACGATCTCAGCGCATTAGCGGCAGCAAAAGCCGCTAATGTACCATTGGTTGAGCATAAACAATGGATTGAAGTGATGGAACGTTATTTTATTCGTCGTGGGCGCGTGATGCCTGAAACGAATCGTAAACAAGCATTACTGCCTGCAAGTGCTGAATTAATTGATAACCCTGTTGGCACGGCTTGCGGATTTTCACTGATACTGAATGATTGCTTATTGTTTTTTACCCCTGGGGTACCCTCTGAATTTAAAGTGATGGTTACGGATCAAATAGTGCCGCGCCTGCGAGAGCGTTACACCTTACCTGAGCCGCCTATTTGCCTACGTTTAACCAGTTTTGGTCGCAGCGAAAGCAGCTTAGCAAAGCAGTTTGACCAGATAGCTCTGCCTGAAGATTGTGTTTTAGGCTATCGTTCTTCTATGCCGATCATTGAATTAAAATTGACAGGGCCAGCTTCTCAAAAAGCCCTTATGGAAAAACACTGGTACAGTATTAAACAAGGGGTTGGGGATAATCTTATTTTTGAAGGTACTGAAGGTTTCATTAAGAAAATCAGCAAACAATTGCAAGAAAAGCAACTAAAGGTTGCTGTTAGTGAGCAATTTAGTGCGGGGTTGTTAAGTTGGACTTTGAGTTCAGCTGATGCTTTGAAGAGTATGAGCCAGGTGATTGAACAAGATCCCGAACAAACACTCGCAACATTAATATCACGAGCAAAAAATATCGCTGAAAGTCAATTTGCACCAATTGGATTAGCCATTGGTGAATTTGATGGGCAATTTTTAAATTTAGCACTATGCACGACTGAAAAATGTTATGCCCAAAGAGTGCATTATTTGCCTAGTAACCATTCAAATAGAGAAAAGCAAGAAGTTAGTGTGATGCTGATGTTAGATATGCTTTCGCGGTGGTTAAATGGGCGAGAGGTTATCGGGTATTATGAATGGTTAGTGCAGACTGAAACGCTAGTTTTGGATCGCTAA
- a CDS encoding YcxB family protein, whose protein sequence is MINPISVTLNRTDYIRFSRYCFKNHYFAQKKSSSLPITLLLLVFIAACAFAFRYFQATLPIIFISFLLAVLLFITFALRMVQSFNKAIPDDDGFLFIQREYQFDDEGIHERSALGSSSIKWNAVQFIRTDGDLLYLFLDRVYAVIIPARSFDSEQDSQQFILFVKSKIPVPLN, encoded by the coding sequence ATGATAAATCCAATTTCAGTCACGCTTAACCGTACTGACTACATAAGATTTAGCCGCTACTGTTTTAAAAACCACTATTTCGCTCAAAAGAAATCAAGTAGCTTACCTATTACTCTGTTACTCCTTGTTTTTATTGCCGCTTGTGCCTTCGCATTTCGATATTTTCAAGCAACGTTACCGATTATTTTTATTTCTTTTTTATTAGCGGTGTTGTTGTTTATTACGTTTGCGCTGCGTATGGTACAAAGCTTTAACAAAGCAATCCCTGATGATGATGGTTTTCTATTTATTCAACGTGAATATCAGTTTGATGATGAAGGGATACATGAACGCAGTGCGCTTGGCTCTTCGTCTATAAAATGGAATGCAGTGCAGTTTATCAGAACAGATGGCGACTTATTGTATCTGTTTTTAGATAGAGTTTATGCAGTGATTATTCCAGCTCGTAGCTTTGATTCCGAGCAAGATAGCCAGCAGTTTATTTTATTTGTAAAAAGTAAAATACCCGTGCCGTTAAATTAG